Proteins encoded within one genomic window of Cardiocondyla obscurior isolate alpha-2009 linkage group LG27, Cobs3.1, whole genome shotgun sequence:
- the LOC139112215 gene encoding protein obstructor-E, producing MASRPIVHLLITCGVLAATTSLSQNSRFSNQLFDNQLNRYDQQFSPKRGSSGSCPERNGRYPVQNQCDAYIECIDGIAEEKLCPEGLYFNPEARFNYPCGYPIDINCAGRPNLQPANPTNDCPHQYGYFKIGDHQHCGQFMNCVDGRGYVFDCPEGLAFNPETYRCDWPDQVPDCDAETFLGFRCPEVKSGPFLDVGIKFYRSPADCHHFYICVNGRPRLQNCGTGNAFNEIIDACDAAENVTGCEHEAIARTTPSYQQAKLF from the exons ATGGCCTCGAGGCCGATTGTCCACCTGCTGATCACCTGCGGCGTTCTCGCCGCGACGACGt CGCTGAGTCAAAACAGTCGATTTTCGAATCAGCTATTCGACAACCAGCTGAATCGCTACGACCAACAATTCTCGCCGAAGCGCGGCTCGTCCGGATCGTGTCCGGAAAGGAACGGCCGCTATCCGGTGCAAAATCAGTGCGACGCTTACATCGAGTGCATCGACGGGATAGCCGAAGAGAAGCTGTGCCCCGAGGGCCTGTACTTCAACCCTGAGGCGCGCTTCAACTACCCCTGCGGCTATCCGATCGACATCAACTGCGCGGGCAGGCCAAACCTAC agcCGGCGAACCCGACTAATGACTGTCCTCATCAGTACGGCTACTTCAAGATTGGCGACCACCAGCACTGCGGCCAGTTTATGAATTGCGTGGACGGCAGGGGCTACGTGTTCGACTGTCCCGAGGGTCTGGCCTTCAACCCGGAGACCTACCGATGCGACTGGCCGGACCAGGTACCAGATTGCGACGCTGAGACTTTCCTCGGTTTCCGCTGCCCGGAGGTGAAGAGCGGCCCGTTCTTGGACGTCGGGATCAAGTTCTACCGCAGCCCGGCTGATTGCCATCACTTCTACATCTGCGTGAACGGTCGCCCTCGACTGCAAAACTGTGGTACCGGAAATGCCTTCAACGAGATCATCGACGCCTGCGACGCCGCCGAGAATGTCACCGGCTG CGAACATGAGGCAATAGCTAGAACCACTCCGTCATACCAACAAGCGAAGCTCTTTTAA
- the LOC139112208 gene encoding solute carrier family 7 member 14: MKLDLDREKGLELFGKLIRTKNIDSLQGDQPKTGPEPLHPADSKQKLQKCLTTLDLTSLGVGSCVGTGMYLVAGMVARGVAGPGVVFSFIIAAIASIFSGACYAEFGVRVPHTTGSAYMYSYVTVGELIAFIIGWNMVLEYLIGTSACACALSACLDALANGAISGAIANSVGTILGRPPDFVAFVITILMMLLMAAGVKKSLVFNNVLNAINLAVWVFVMAAGMFYVDSSNWSEHSGFLPYGWSGVFTGAATCFYAFIGFDIIATTGEEATNPKRSIPLAIVSSLIIILVAYVTSSMVLTLIVPYDQVDQDSALVEMFGQVGAYKCKYIVAVGALAGLTVSMFGSMFPMPRIVYAMAQDGLIFRSLSQVWPATGTPAIATFTSGMCAAFAALLIQLEVLVEMMSIGTLLAYTLVSTCVLILRYQPHSTNLIELLPQSLRTPCRSPTKETQGNGQVTYGKELRPDQLATALNSVQSSQPEFTTTNNGQRIMVRRVRRCNSSSPDSDDTYGGEEDEVGLGKDDQYLVSDRTENKFYGSVHAAAAASSCGSAHQYPGNTPIIGPPLNYLQRRLQAAQYLCPAIFPWVDRGPATEASGRYVMKLVGILYILILIFDLIIVCGMGNMGTFTTILLFLFLFAIIGILLVISRKPQNRSSVMFMTPGLPFVPAIAVIVNVYLIFKLSILTLVRFTVWMILGFIMYFQYGIKNSSLEEANASENVDDVVITETAGNIELTVTDHHRQQQKSYTPDRSIYESQQLDVFGQPVFGSTNFGGTPSQQQFIGIGSHQQQRQAGTAESGRHIDQTASAKSGKNLFIDQDSFPTWDD; this comes from the exons AAGTGCCTGACGACTCTGGACCTGACGTCTTTAGGAGTTGGCTCCTGCGTCGGGACAGGGATGTACCTTGTCGCAGGAATGGTGGCGCGTGGCGTTGCCGGACCTGGTGTCGTCTTCTCATTCATTATCGCAGCCATTGCTTCCATTTTTTCCG GGGCGTGTTACGCCGAGTTTGGAGTACGAGTGCCTCATACGACCGGCAGCGCTTATATGTACAGTTACGTGACAGTAGGCGAATTAATAGCATTCATTATTGGATGGAACATGGTGCTGGAGTACCTTATAGGTACgagtgcgtgtgcgtgcgcccTTAGCGCCTGCCTGGACGCGTTGGCGAACGGCGCTATTTCCGGGGCGATAGCCAACAGCGTCGGTACCATTCTCG GACGGCCGCCGGACTTTGTCGCGTTCGTTATCACGATACTCATGATGCTGCTGATGGCGGCGGGGGTGAAAAAGTCGCTGGTGTTCAACAACGTGCTGAACGCGATCAATCTCGCCGTGTGGGTCTTCGTCATGGCGGCGGGAATGTTCTACGTGGATTCCAGCAACTGGTCCGAGCACAGCGGCTTCCTCCCCTACGGCTGGAGCGGG GTCTTCACCGGCGCGGCGACGTGCTTCTATGCCTTCATCGGTTTCGACATAATAGCCACCACTGGCGAGGAGGCGACGAATCCGAAGAGGAGTATCCCGCTCGCTATAGTCTCCTCGTTGATCATAATTCTCGTCGCTTATGTCACCAGCAGCATGGTCCTGACACTGATCG TTCCGTACGACCAGGTCGATCAGGATTCGGCGCTGGTGGAGATGTTCGGCCAAGTCGGGGCCTACAAATGCAAGTACATCGTCGCGGTCGGCGCGCTGGCGGGCCTGACGGTTTCCATGTTCGGCAGCATGTTTCCGATGCCTAGAATAGTCTACGCGATGGCTCAGGATGGCCTTATATTTCG GAGCCTCAGCCAAGTTTGGCCGGCGACTGGCACCCCCGCGATTGCGACTTTTACTTCCGGCATGTGCGCCGCTTTCGCCGCGCTCTTGATCCAGCTGGAAGTATTGGTGGAAATGATGTCGATCG GCACCCTGCTGGCGTACACCCTGGTGTCCACGTGCGTGCTGATACTGCGGTACCAGCCGCATTCGACGAACCTCATCGAGCTGCTGCCGCAGAGTCTGCGGACGCCGTGCCGGTCGCCGACGAAGGAGACGCAGGGAAACGGCCAGGTGACTTACGGCAAGGAACTCAGGCCCGATCAGCTCGCCACCGCGCTTAATTCGGTGCAATCGTCCCAGCCAGAGTTCACGACCACGAACAACGGGCAACGTATCATG GTGCGGCGGGTGAGGAGATGCAACAGCTCGTCGCCGGATTCGGACGACACGTACGGCGGCGAGGAGGATGAAGTCGGGCTGGGTAAGGACGACCAGTACCTCGTAAGCGACAGGACGGAGAACAAATTCTACGGCAGCGTGcacgcggccgcggccgcctCGAGTTGCGGTAGCGCTCATCAATATCCCGGAAACACGCCGATCATAGGGCCACCGTTAAATTATCTGCAGCGTCGGCTCCAG GCGGCGCAATATCTTTGTCCTGCCATATTTCCGTGGGTGGACAGAGGTCCTGCGACGGAGGCGTCAGGACGTTACGTTATGAAGCTCGTCGGGATCTTATACATCTTGATCCTTATTTTTGACTTGATTATCGTCTGCGGGATGG gtaACATGGGAACATTTACAAcgatattgttatttttatttctcttcgcCATAATCGGTATTCTTCTCGTCATTAGCAGAAAGCCGCAAAACAG gagcAGCGTAATGTTCATGACTCCAGGCTTACCCTTCGTCCCTGCGATCGCCGTAATCGTCAACGTTTATCTCATTTTCAAGCTTAGCATCCTTACCCTGGTCAGATTCACGGTCTGGATGATCCTAG GTTTCATCATGTACTTCCAGTACGGCATCAAGAACAGCAGCCTGGAGGAGGCGAACGCTTCGGAGaacgtcgacgacgtcgttATCACCGAAACGGCGGGCAACATCGAGCTGACCGTGACCGATCATCACCGGCAGCAGCAGAAGTCGTACACGCCGGACCGCAGCATCTACGAGAGCCAGCAGCTGGACGTGTTCGGCCAGCCGGTGTTCGGCAGCACGAATTTCGGCGGCACGCCGAGTCAGCAGCAGTTCATCGGGATCGGCAGCCATCAACAGCAGAGGCAAGCGGGGACGGCGGAGAGCGGCCGCCACATCGACCAAACCGCGTCGGCGAAGTCGGGCAAGAACCTGTTCATCGATCAGGATAGCTTCCCCACCTGGGACGATTGA